The Muntiacus reevesi chromosome 5, mMunRee1.1, whole genome shotgun sequence genome segment tcccaacccagggatcaaacctaggtctccctcattgcaggcagattctttacggtctgagccaccaggctctATCATCAGTGGGCTGTGACTGTGGGCATCCTGTTGGCACCAGTGACACAGCCCCGCTCTGAGCCTCCAGAGACCGCTGCCACCCTGTcccctgaggctgagaaagggcCCGCAGCTCTGCCTGCCTCAGACCCCGTAGCTAGCTCGGGGACCTGCCGAGGACTTTCAGGTGGTGAGCTCACCCAGGCTGCAGGCTCAGTGGGAGACTGCTGGGCTGACGAAAGACAGGGCCAGCATCTCACAGTCCGGGTCGGGACAGCCCATCCTCAGGGAAGTCACCTGCAACCCCGGGGTCTTCACTCCTAACTGTTCCTGCAGCCTCCCCTGTCACACTGTCGTCTAATGTTCTGTTTACATCCAGGGACCTTAATAGATCTTTATATAGCTGAGTGACCTGCGCACAGTAGGGACTCAGGATGTGCTGAACGAGCGAAAGGCAGAGAGGCTGGCCACAGAGGCCATGCGGGCAGGCTGTCTCAGAGCCTTCTGGGTATCCCGGGATGGCAGGGCcggatggtgactgtggcctcGGATCTTGCAGCATGGAGGCCCTGGTCATGGCACGCCTCCAGCCTCCGGATGGCCGAGAGGAGCCAGACCCGGCTGACTGGGGTTCCTGATGTTCCCTGTCCCCTGCTCGGAGCCGCCAAGAGTTCCAGGTCAGCTCTGTTGAAAGGCTGCAGCTCTATAACCGTGGGCCTAAAAACTTCGGTTAGGAGGGAGGCCATATCCAGGAGACATGCTAGCACTCAGCTATCATGGCACTTTCTGTATCAGTGGTTATCAACCGGGGGTGATTCTGTCTCCAGAATCTGGCATGGTCAGGAGACGTGTTTTTTGTCGTCAAGGCTGGAGAGAGAGGTGTGCTACCGGCACGTAGTGCTGGCAGGGCAGAAACGCTGCTCAAAAGTCCACACGGCACACAGCAGCCCCCACACCTCAGGGTTATGCCTGTTTCCTATGACAACAGCGGCGAGGTGGAGAAACCCTGCTCTGCAGTCACGGAAATGAATCTCTTCTCTATTCCCGATCCAGAGACTCACTTTCTCACTCGAGTATAACGTaggattatttttaaagccaaagcAGAGCAAGCTTAAGCAGGGGGTTTCCACCTTTGCTTGCAGCACCGGAACGGATGGATTTGTCACAGACCAGAGGTCCCGGCAGGGCTTGGGATTCCCACGTGTGGCCGCTGGAGGGCAGCAGTGGTTTCTCCGCTTTACCCTAGGAGATGAAGGCGCACATTCTCAGCCCCAAGTCTTGGGTCTGGGGCAGGCCTCGTTAAAAAAGTGGAAATGGCGCCATAGATGCTAACTGAGGCAGGAGGTATGGCTTTTTCCTTCTCATGAAGCGTGCATGGGGATTTCAGAAAGAGGAGGTGTGAGCCAGAGGGCCTCATGGCACGGGGGTCTGGCGGCCAGGCTACTCCTCTGGgccccacttccttccccagttCAGGATCCAGGGAGCCAGCGTCAGCTCTCCTTGGTCACACTCTCCTCCCAGGAATCCTGCTTCTGTGAAGCCCCAGGCCCTGAGGCCCCTTCCAGCTCCCATCACAGCCTGCGGTAGCCGCCACCTGTACCATGCCAGGCCACGAATCCATCCACACAGCTGTGGCCACTCAGCTTTCCTTTCTCAGAAAGAGGGGGTCAGATGGGGCCAAGCCTCACAAGGAATGCTAGGAGCGTGGCCGTGCAAACAGCCACTGCGTTGCCTCTGGGTCTGAGGGGGGACTCCCCAGGCTGCACCCTGATACACGGGCCCTGGGTGCTGGGAGGTGAACGAGGTCCCAGGTGAAGCTGGCTCACAATACATTCTTCCTGGAGCAAGGTATGGGAGGAAAACACACACTGGAATACAGCTGAAAGTTTGAAGACTGCTCTGAGCGCAGCTGGTCAAGAAGACTTTGTCCCTGAGACGACAGTTCCTGGCCAGGTGTGGAACCGCCAGGCAGGGGGAGTACAAGGCTTTTGGGTGTTTGTGGCTGTGGCACCTGGGGGGTGAATGCTCCTGCTGGCTTTGGGGAGCATCCAGAAGTACTCTTTCCTGTGGCCTTCAGACAGCCAGGTGCTGGCAAATAAAAGCTATTAAAACTTAAGGAATCGAGGAGTTTTGAGGACTTATCACCTCTGTTTGGAATACAAGGTATTTAACTTCTGTGctgtgattagtcactcagtcgtgtctggactctttgcaaccccatgggctagggagaagtccatggaattctccaggcaagaatactgaagtgggtttccatgccctcctccaggagatcttctcaacccagggatcgaacccaggtctccttcattgcaggtgggttctttactgtctgagccatcagggaagcccaagaatactggagtgggtagcctatctcttctccaggggaatttcctgacccaggaattgaggggtctcttgcattgcaggcggtttctttaccagctgagttacccaCGAAGCCTTAGCTTAATTTagcataatttaatttttctgattgACTGAGTTTAACACCCAGCTggtaaaattcctgaaaattttcaaatggtTCTAGCGGGTTGTATGAGCCAACTCAGGTGCATCACTGCCGAGGATCAGAGGACAAGACCCAGAGAAGTTCCTTGAAATGATGTCACATCGGTTGGGCCTCCTGGGAGAACCCAGTGCCTCCATCCCTAGGAGGGGGGCCCGGAGTATCTTTGCAGCTGGAAGTTGAAGATTGAGCATGTCCACTGGATACCCGGCTGCCCCCCCAATCCTAGCACCATGGAGATGACACCCTGGccccctgcctcccttcctcctcgACCGTCCCTATTGGTTCAAGGTTGGAAACTGGAAACCTGAGAaatggcagtgtgtgtgtgttaatcactcagtcgtgtccgactctttgcaatcccatggattgtagcccgccaggctcctctgtccatgggattctccaggcaagagtactgaagtggtttgccgtttccttctccaaaatggcATTAGTCAGCCCCAGAGTCAAAAGAACGAGGGCTAGACCTTCAGCTCTCCTGCAGAGTTGAATCTGGGTTTGTAGGAGAAAGAGACCCAAAGATGGGTATTCTCATCCTTGCTGAGTCCTTCGGGGACTTCCCGCTGTCACTGACCCTCCTTGTCACCCAGGGCCTGCAGCAGCTCCAGCTCCAGTCTCGTTGTCCATCTGAGCTTTTCTGGCTTCAGACACTTCTGTCTCTAAGCTACTCTGGAACCTTGGGAAAACGTGCTTCCTGGCTTGTTTCCTAGGGTTGCTCAGCACTCATCTCACTTCGAGGGGAGTCAGTACCTTCCCATCCTGACAGCTCCGTGTAACCACCCTCCATCTGATCTGGCCCGGGGTCTTTACTGCCTTCACACAGTCAGGGCCTTATTCCACCCAAGGCTGTGGGGGAGATTGCAGACATGGCTTCAAGCACTGGACCCCTCCGCTGAGGAAGGGAGGGGATCTTCTGTGGGCATGGTGTTGCGAGCAAGAGGAGAATCTCTGGCTGGCAAGGAACTCAACTTCCGTGTCTTTTGGATGAGATAAAGAAGCTCTGAAGGGGAAACTGCCCACGGATCCCATCCTACCTCCGGGGAACCTGCCGGAGTCCAGTTGGGAGATGGTAACTCCCAACTGGAAGATAAGTAAGAATATGCTCTTAGCTTGAAAGCAATTAATTACCCTTCCAAGAGCAGACCCTGCTCAAACGCCCCCCAGGGGTTGcaagcctctcccctccccaactgtgcccatttgaaggcaggaggcccCGAACATTCCCACTTTCCCAGCCCCACTCACCTATCTCTTCGTACCGCATCACCGTGCCCAGGTTGGCATTCTCATCTAGGGAGGCAAGAGGAAAGGCAGAAGCATCAGGGAACCGGCCTCCTGGTACCTGACTCTCAGTCTGCCCGAGGGGCTTCTCAGAGGGAGAACGTGGGCTGGGATGGGTGGGTGCCAGTAGGGACATCTGAGTAGCATAAACGGAGAGGGAACACTTCCTCAGGCTCCAGAGCAGGAGTCACTGTTCTGGGAATTCAGAACTAGACCGCCTGGCTGGGTAGCCAGTGACGGACACGCACGCACTCACGCCGAGCGCCTTCTGTTTGCTTTTGtattggggtgggaggaggctggCCCCAAGAGCAGCATCCTCAAACCTAGGGAGGCAGTTGGCAGAGTCACAAGGAGGTGGGCCTCTCTTGTTCAGGGTTACCTGGCtcagagaataagcaaaactgAGCAGGCTGAGATTTTTCATATGGCAGAAGGCACAGCCCCGGGGAGATGCGAAAGAGACAGAGGCTCTGCCATGGGCTCTGCCATGACACCCTGGccccctgcctcccttcctcctcgACCATCTCAGGTGGTTCAAGATTGGAAGTTGGAAACCTGAGAGGTGGCAGTAGTCAGCCCCAGAGTCAAAAGAATGAGGGCTAGACCTTCAGCTCTCCTGCAGAGTCGAATTTGGGTTTGTAGCAGAAAGAGACCCAAAGGTGGATATTCTCATTCATGCTGAGTCCTTTGGGGAGCagccaaaaaaggagaaaattaagaaaagggCGTGTATGTTCTTAGCCTCTCAGCAGAAGTGCTGACATGGGCAGAGCCGGGAGGGCCTTGAGAGGGGCCCCTGGGCCCCTGAGAACTCTCAGGTGGGAGGACacattccatggagagaggggccagCACAGCCCAGAGAAGGAAGGTGAGTGCGGGAGAGCTCTGGGAGCCCCAGGCCAGGATGGTCGCATCCCTAGGCTCACGTCACAGATGGGCTCTGCAGGCCTGGTGACATCTCCTATTCTCCTCAATCATTGTGCTATAAGTGCTCAGGCCCCAGCAGGTGCTAGGGGTGCCTGCTGCATGAAAGAAAAGAGGGGGGGAGTCTGCTCCCTTACCCACAAAGGTGAAGCGCTCCACTGGCGGGCGGACACAGCAGATCCGGCTCAGGCTTTCTCCCACCTTTCCCAGGATCTTGGCTAAGGGAGAGAGCAAGACAGACAGGGACAAACAGGGAGGACCACTCATAACTCACACTCTCATCAGCCCCAACTTTGGACCCCTGGAAACTACCGGGCTGCATGGAGGGATGGGGATTGGGTCATGGGGGTGCAGAAGGAGGGTGGAGAGAAAGTGCAGAAATGTGATGGCCCCATTCCTGCTTCTCATTTCCAgtccaaggaacaagcattctGAGCCCTAAATCGGGATCTATTTTCTGGTGGTGTTTATGACAGTgttgaaaaattggaaaatatagaagaagaaaggatattaaaaggaaaataagtatCCATAATTCTACCGCTAGAGATAACTGCCACTAAAGTATTcatatattgtttattttttttcccatttttatatgTGTACTATGCAGGTatatcttgttgtttagttgctaagttgtgtccagctcttgcaactccacggactgtagcccaccaggctcctctgtccaggggattctccaggcaagaatactggtgtgggtggccatgccccctccaggggatcttcctgacccagggatcgaacccgagtctcctgcagctctggcagtgcaggcagattctttgccgacGAGCCATGGGGGAAAGACCTTTGAGCTGTGTAACTGTTGGCAAATCACTTACCTTCTCTGGAACTGTTCTCTCCGTAAGTGGGAATATAATATCTATATCACAGAATTACTGCATTAAATGAGAACCTGTGTAATGCGCAGAGCACTGTGCAAGCAGACACTGCTAGGTGCTGGGTAAGTGCTGGGGGCCCTGGAAGGGATGGCTGAAggtggctggggggctggggttAGGGGCTGGCAGCAAACTGCCTGGGTTTGACTTCTGTCCCCACTACTTCCTACCGTGTGACCTTGGCAGGATGGGCAACTTCcttggaaaaggcagaaaaaaatgtTCCCTTTGGTACCTTTAATTCCCAGTTAAGGCAGTCATATTTATGTTAAAATACATACCATCAAcccctgtctctctctgtccctgaaTCTGTCTCTATCACTGTGACTATTTCTCTTTGATGCTGTTTCTTATGGGTTCTCAAAGCATGGTCCCTGGATCAtcgactttttaaaaatgcaaattctcttccttctcccagacctactgaatcaagtTCTGGGACAACGTTTAGTGATCTGGGTTTTAACAAGAACTCCAGGCGATTCTGAAGTTCGAGAGCCTCTGCTCTACACCAGCGTTCCCCTACCTGCGGTGGGCTTGCTGGGCGCGTTGTTGTTCTGGTAGATGGGCTGGGAGGTCTCATTTCGGGGCTGTCCGATCACAGGTGTCATGGAGGGTGTGTTGACGTTGGAGAGGATGCAGCCAGTCACCCGCTGCGGGGAGGAAGAAGAGCACAGTCAGTGAGGTCTTCTCCAGTTCTCCCCAAACGCTCTTCTGCTTGGCCATCATGGTGAGGTGTCCCAGAGCTGAGAAAGAGGACTGGGGGAAGGTTCTAGACCCTAAGGTCACTCTAGGCTGGCAGGAGGCGAGATGGCTCCCTGGGAGATGCATCGGATGTGTTGTtgaacagacctgggttcaagtttGAGTTCTGCCCCCTTCTGGCTGCGTGACCTTGGATAGTTAACTTACCTGGTCTTGAACCTCAGCTCGAATGCCTCACTGACAGTGGCAACGAGAGCCATCTCTCTGGGTTGTGGAGGGCTTACATGAGCGACCATCCATGGAGCAATTTTGGAACATCTGGCACGTGGCAGAAACTGTGCCTATGTTGTAACCTTCTGTAGAAGGCGCGTGCCTTTCCCGCCTGCTTCGTGGGACTCAAAATGAGGTCATGTCTGCAGAAGGGTTGTGCAAGCTCGGGAAAAGGTCACACAAACACCAGGCGCTATCACCACCTGCCGCCTCTCCAGGCCAGAGATGCCAGCGACAGGGCCAGGCCGGGGAGCGGTGCCAGGCCAGAGATGCCAGCGACAGGGCCAGGCTGGGGAGCGGTGCTGGGCAGAGCAGGATGTCTGCGCTGCAGGAAGGGGGAGGCGGGGCTCTGGGAACTCTGCGCCTGCTCAGAGTGTAAATACACATTCCAGAGCCCAGCGGAAATGCTCTGTGTATTATCCATTGTCCTGTGTTATCTGGCCGGCTGCTTCTCCTAGTGCCACAGCAAACACAGACCTGATAGCGCAGCATTCTTCACAGCTGACCCAGaaacaccccccccaccccccgccccccggcctgTGGTGGGGTGGGAGAGCAGCTTCTGGGCCGCAGAAAAACAAAGGATGAATTTTCAATCTGCTGAGCTTCACAGGGCTGTTGCTTATTCAAGGTCCCTTCCCTGAGAGCCAGCTTCCCCTCATCTCTGGCCCACAACCCTTTCTGGATTACTGAGTCCCTCtgctggagggcttccctggtggttcaagggtaaagaatccgcctgccaagagggagatgcaggtttgacccctgggctgggaagatcctctggaggaggaaatggcaaccccgctccagtagtcttgctggggaaatcccatggacagaggagcctggcgggctatttaTCATCGTCaacggggttggaaagagtcggacatgactgagcacataggcTGCCAGGGGACCCCCAGGTCCCAGGGCTGGGGTGACCCTCCCAAGGCATCTTCCACATGCCACCCTGGAGGAAGAGTGGCACAGGAGTCTTTCTGAGCCCTGGAAGGGCAGGTGTTGATCTTGTGGGCTGACTTGTCACTTCTGTGTTGGGAGACCGGCATGACAGTATCCTGCCGCATCTGGGAGCCAGCTGAGGTTGGGGACCACGGGATCATCTTAGCCTGCTTTGTGGGAGTCTATGGCCGGCTGCAGCTGGTTCAGTGGAAGGGACAGCTTGCCTCCCTTTTATTATGATTTCACCTCCAGAAAAGAAAAACGCCACGTTCTCAGCCTGGGAGCCAAGGAATGTCTTCCTCTCGCTGCACGCATCATTAGTCCCATTCGACTTGTTCTGTGCTGGAGAAGAAACGTGCTGGCCACCTGTCCCGCTCTGCCCTCCAGAGGTTCCCATGTTCTCACAGCCTTGCCTCGCCTATTAAGCCCCGTGTCTATCTCTCTGAGAGGTCCACTTTCCATGCCAGGAACACCGGCCTGATGCTGGGACCAGAGAGACTGGGAGCTACCAGCAGCTCCAAGCTCCCGCTCCTGCTCCAAGGCGGGGGGCCATCAGGACTGACATTCTCTGCCGGCTTGTGACCATCACTCAACAGCTGTGGCTCCTGGCCAAGCATCTCAGGCCCAGACTGATGCCTCTGGGCATGAGGAACAGAGGGAGGGTTTGGGAAGCCCAGACGTTTAGACAGCAAAACAGCTGCCAGGCTTTCTGGCTGGGCAGAGCCGAGACTCAGGGATGCCTGCAGGGTCCCTGATTCCTCATTCCATCATGCAGCCTGAAGCTCCCATGACTGAAAGGCGCGCAGCCCCCCAGCAGCGCCCCCAGCTGACCCGtagtgtgagaaataaacttctgtgaAGCCACTGAGATCTGACGGATACTTGTGTATCTTAGCCTGCCCTGATGGACACATCCTTATACAGTAAGACAGGACATCTTTTATTACTGCTGTTGTTGAGAGCAGCCCAGAGGAGCAAGTCAGGGCCACCTTGTCCTGTCGAGGGGACCAGGAAAGACTCAGGATGTCTGCGAAGGGTTCTCAAAGCAGAAAGAAGGGGGTTGGGTTTTCTTCAGCTTAATAGATGAAGCACCAGCCAGCTTGTCCTTTCTACTCCTCTCCTAACTCCCTGGATGGTCTGGAGTCCCAGGTCCACGTCTGTTCAAATAAGCAGCtggagtggggatgggggagtGGTTGAGGCCGCTGACAGCTCCCCAAGGAGAAGGTTCTGACAGGCCCTCTGACAGTGAACGCAGATGGAATGGGGGTGGTCCTTGCGTCAGGATGATGCCACTCTGATCACTgtttggggtggagggagggctcTGCATCAGGACCAGTGGAGGTGAGCAGGAAGCCCTGCGTCTTGTCTCGGTGGGCCGGGCTTCTTGCCATCAATGGCACTGCTTTTCACCCTTCCACGGTGGAGTTGATGGGCTGGTATCCATCTGTGAAGGGTACTTTCTGCACATGCCGACTGGTGCTGCCAGCTGGCGTGGAACCTGCGCTTACCTCGCAACCAGCTCTTCGGTCACTGCACCCAGCCACAAGCCGCAGGCAGCTGTCAGTGTGGGCTAGGCAGTCACTGTGTGTCCTAAGATATCCTGGTTCACCTCTTTGTACTTCCTtcctattgtttagtcactaagtcatgtccgactctttgcgaccccatggactgtcgtccaccagaatcctctgttcatgggattctccaggcaagaatactggagtggtttgccatttcctcctccaggggatctttcccacccagggatcgaactcccgtctcttgcattggcaggcggattctttagcactgagtcaaGACGGAAGCCCATGCATCCTTCTACCCACAAATAAACCAGAGGTGAGAACACAGGGTGCGTGGACTCCTGTGAGGAGGAAAGAGTGCGCCTGATGTACACGGCCTGCAGGAGTGCGGTGCTGCAGCCCAGCATAGTTCAGGATAAGAGGACCGATGGGTCCTCTGGAGGTGCGCTAGGAGGACCTGGCCGCTTGTACCTCCACCCAGCGCTCCTCTCTCGTTTTCTCATCACTTTCTGAAGTTTCCCAGCTGCGGGCTTCGGAATCCTGCCCTGAACTTGCTGCCGGGAGATGAAAACTGCCCCCAGTCATATTCAGGAGGAGGACGAGGCAGGGAGCAGGCTCTGGGACTGCTCTGGGTTCCCGGTTTCACTGCCCGCCTGGATACTGCTCAGAGCCTGGTCTCCCCACGGCTGGCAGAGAAGCTGGAAACAACTGGGGCAGTCCACCCTTCCCAGGCCCCCTGGCTTCTGTGGGCCACCGGCCCAGCTCACCTTCATGAGGTCCCGATGGTGTTCGAGGACGCTGCAGGTCGTCTGCCAGGTGTCCTGGTAGCACTCCCACGGGTCCACCCTATGACCAGAAAGACAAATTTCCCTTGGTTTCCACTCTCACACTCTTCGCTTACAGGTTCCTTCCAAAGGCAGAGCTCAAAAAGCTTACGCAGACTTGGTCATAGCGTGTACTTAGATCTCGAATCAAATAAAACATGAGCTTGAAATACcttcctgagtctcagtttcccctctgtaaaatgagaggaaAATGCTACAGGCTTACATGAACCGATGCTGGCCCTGGTCTGGCCAGGTttaacaccagtaccagaccctCCCAACTGTGGGGCTTTGCGTAAGTTATGTGATTTTTGGTGCTCactttccccatttgtaaaatgagaataacaacAATAACTCTCCTGTGGAATTATTAAAAGGGGTCAGTGAGTTGTACAtgcaaagtgcttagaatagCATCTTGCTCTCATTCTGGGGAATTCTCTTCTGGGCCTTGTAGGATTCCGATAAGAATGAAATGAGCCAGGCCCTCATCAAGTGGTGACTGCAGTTACCTGAACTGGGGAAAATGCCCGTGTTGGCCTCTGCGTGTAGCGGGGTGCCCGGTGGGCATGGAGGTGGGTGCGGCAGCCACACCGGAAGGCACAGTCCCTGGACCGGCCACTCCTGCTGCATGCGGGACGTGAAGTGAGCCAGGACCCAGGCCCAGAGAGAGGCAGCAGTCGGGCTTCATTACCAACTTAATGAGCTGCTAAACTGGGACGTTTCTCAAATACGTTCTTAGCAGTTGAGCATTCTGTCACCTCCCACCAGGCGGCACAGCTAGGGTTCCCAGAGATGAGACCTCACGAACTGAAAACCCTCAGAGACCCGGCTTGCCCTGAGCCTGACCCCTCAGATCCCTGACCTGAGAAGGGCATCCTCTCTGAGATGGGCAGACCCCGGACCTGGCTGAACAGCTTCCCCAGTGCCCAGGGGCTTTGCGGGCCCAGCCCCCATCTTCAGAGCTAGCTCCGACCTCTCTGGTGACGTCAATTCTCAAAATTCTGATGTCCCCAGCCCCTGGAGCAGCACAGTACgtgctcagtaaatatgtgttgaaGCAAAGATGGAATTATTTCAGAGTCCTCTAATCACAGACAAGCAGGAACTGTCTCCTGTCCCACACTTCCCCCACTGGACCCTTCTTTACCCTGAGATCATGCTGGGCAGAGCTAAGAGGCTTCGCTTCTACACAGACTTGACCACAGATGTGCTTTCCTCTCAAGCTCCTTGACTTCTCCTGAGCTGTCTCCCGACCTCACCTCTATCTCAGGGCGGTGGGTGGGTTGGGGGGGATGAGAAAGTCTATAAAGGGCATGCGCTGCTCCCACAAATCACTGCACACAAATGGCACAGATCACCGTTTAATTATCATCTTTGCTTCCCTTCACTGCTCTCATTTCCGCCCACCCCATCTCTCCCCtgctgactctctgcagccctcaTTCTGAGGTCAGCGGcccttcatttccttcctttcatgGAAACCTCTGGGTGCTGCTTATTCTTTTATGAGGGGGAATTAGGGGACACATGGTGTgtcgttatttttttttaaatcgtcATCTTCTCATGCAAATTATAACTGTAGGAGCTTTGGGGAGCATAATTAGCATAATTAGTGGAAGTCTGCTTTAATTACACCACCAGCTCAGCGGATAATGGTGTCTGCCATCTTAGCGAGGGAACCGTCTAGGGACCCTCCGAGGGAAAGGCCGTGTGCACTCATATCCCACCGACACACACCTCTGTCCCGCCCTCGGCGAGGGGCCCTAGGGTGCCTGAACAGAAGTAGAAAACAGCCAAGGCCGGGAACCTTCCCTGAAAGCTAGTGAAGAGCTCATGCAAGTGAGTGGGGATGGACGCGGAGAGGCATTTTGAGTTTTctggccctgccccaccccagtcccCACGATCTTTTTGGAAACTCTGAGCAGACTCTTGAGTCCACAGGTGCCAGAGCAGATGAAACACTGGGAGCTCCCTCTTCAGTTTCACTGGCTCCA includes the following:
- the NMNAT2 gene encoding nicotinamide/nicotinic acid mononucleotide adenylyltransferase 2 isoform X3 → MELSDSIKRKRNIYNSATNRVMANHRHIERQKERRPLGQREGPARAMTETTKTHVILLACGSFNPITKGHIQMFERARDYLHKTGRFIVIGGIVSPVHDSYGKQGLVSSRHRLIMCQLAVQNSDWIRVDPWECYQDTWQTTCSVLEHHRDLMKRVTGCILSNVNTPSMTPVIGQPRNETSQPIYQNNNAPSKPTADIIFPLTERTVPEKVSDLPTVTQLKGLSPMARRQRICLHCQSCRRLGFDPWVRKIPWRGHGHPHQYSCLENPLDRGAWWATVRGVARAGHNLATKQQDIPA